The segment CTCTTAACTTTTACACAAATAGTTTTACGCTCCTCAACGTCGTGCGAATTTAGTGGAATATGCTTACTGCTTTTGATGTTTTtctattatttaattttacCATATTTTTTGGTCCCCTTTCAGTATTGTCACAAACTATTTCTACTCCGTGCACTTCAAACGAGAGCTTTCACATTGAAATCACAAGTTCACAACCCTCATATCTttgcttttttctgttttatttaaattactCCTCTTCTGCTTGATAGGCTGCGTTGTGACGTCCTTCACTTCTGTCCACATGTTTCACATCACAGCTCGCCGGGGTGAGGTGCCCTGCTTCTCCCGTCGCTCCGTAAAGACCCCGACCCGGTCCGGGGTCGAGGTGGATGGTCTCTGCCTGCCCTTCCACGTGGTTGTCCTGGGTCTGGCTGCTGGTTGTCTATGAGAAGGAACCAGTTCCTGTCAGTTTGTCattaagaaacaaaaacaaaaagtcgTCTGCCagtctgtgtgttttgttacTTTTACTTTACCTTGTGGTCCCGGTGATATCGATCTATGGCAAACTGGTATTTGGCTGCATTCAGTCCTAGTGCGCCAGCTAGTCTCTCTCCAAGGAAATCACAGGCTATAATTTCAAGACAGGTAACATAAGAAGTGAGACATTCTCCATTGTTATAATTGGGGCCTATTGTTTATTTGGTATGCATTTAATTAATTGTCATGTTACGTACCCAAAAGGGAAATCCTTCCAACCAGAAGGGCCACATTCTTGAACGACAATCTAGTCTGAGgaagaagagacacacagatgACATGACTCCAGTATGAGATGCAACGTGGTACTTTTCCCTTGGCATGTGTCCCACCTTCTCTGCAGGTTCACTGAAGGGAGGCTTGTTTGATgatggctcctcttcctcttcctcctcttcttcttcctcctgctccagaGTTTCACCGCTGGAGAAGTGGacgatcctcctcctctgtttggACAGGGCAGGACTCCCAAACCCGGTTTCCCGTACATCTGGTGGCAGCTGACAGATCGCACAGGTCTTTAGAGACGCCTTCGTTtgtattgtagcgaccctgggtcaggaaggcTACGAGACGTCGTCTTACTTTTTGCCATTTACATCGGAATTTACAGTTTCATACAAATTAAGATCTACATCTTATGTGTGAATATGagaactgttaaaaaaaaaaaattttaaacaatGAAAATTCTgccttttattttgttctcccCATTTGGCAAACATTAcgtgaaaaacaaacagatatTTCAAGTGATTATCAGAAAGAAAAAGGCAACATGCTAGAAAAAGGAGGACACAAATAAGTTGGTCTTGTTCTCAACCAACTAcagtatcaacaaacaaacaaacacgtctTGGTGTATCGGGCTAATTTTGGCAGCGTTATTCAATCATTAATTGTGCTTTTACAAAATAAGATCAATTTATTTCATTGTCACATTCAATTAATATTTCTTGAACAGGAATCTCTGTAAGGTGAACCGATAAccgattaaataaaaaagatctaAAAGTGATGCAATAATGTATATTAGACTATGAAGATGTTTTTGAAATTACCATACACATTCCATCTTGTCCACCTCTCACAActaacaaaaacaaatacatatatataaatatttgttgttgttgacctaCAAGTCCCCGCACTGACACATCATCAGTGCACCTTTAACAATCTATTTCAAACCAAGGAGACACAAAGTAAAAAAAGGCACTTTTGGTCAGATTTAAGGCAATAATGGCATCAATATGCTTGTGTTAATTATCTTACTTATTGCTGTTTATTCTGGGACAGTACACAGGCTACTGTGGGCCGCAACCTAAGCCagtcaacacaaaacaacaatatcCCAAGTACGTTCATGTTTCCCACCCACCCCCATAGGGAGCGAGGCTGATTGACAGGTTTCACAGCTACACAGAGGTCATGAGACGTTCACTGACCTCCTGAACTCATATTTACCATAACCAATCATCTTATCTAGAGCGACTTCTTCCTGTAAACACATCAACACTTATAACAGAACAGGTTAACATCACATGTCCCTCAGCCCGTTACAGTATTGACAAGTCGACTGGCGCGTCACATCCAGCAGTGTTTAGgctttatttgttattgttatgtATTTAACTACACGACGCTCCCAGAGAGAAGATGCACCACATAGTCGCACACAAGCCGTCACAAGTTAACTTCCAACGTCACAATTACTGAACACTAAAAGCTGACATGTTGTGTTACTTCATGATTACAACACCTACTTCCTGGTGGCTGTCGTTCATTCTTCTTCATAAGCCCTTCTGTGTTGCTCCAAACGCAACACCCCGCCAATGCTCCTGTGCGCGCGCGTCCGTCCACACTCCCGAGCCTGCTTTGTGAGGGCTTCAGGATCCAGGAACACACTGGAAACCGGAGACGCGTACCTGGTCACACAGGCGTGACGTCACCGAGCCGTCGCTGTG is part of the Pseudoliparis swirei isolate HS2019 ecotype Mariana Trench chromosome 12, NWPU_hadal_v1, whole genome shotgun sequence genome and harbors:
- the LOC130202646 gene encoding protein FAM177A1, whose amino-acid sequence is MNDSHQELPPDVRETGFGSPALSKQRRRIVHFSSGETLEQEEEEEEEEEEEPSSNKPPFSEPAEKTRLSFKNVALLVGRISLLACDFLGERLAGALGLNAAKYQFAIDRYHRDHKTTSSQTQDNHVEGQAETIHLDPGPGRGLYGATGEAGHLTPASCDVKHVDRSEGRHNAAYQAEEE